A genomic region of Arachis stenosperma cultivar V10309 chromosome 9, arast.V10309.gnm1.PFL2, whole genome shotgun sequence contains the following coding sequences:
- the LOC130950117 gene encoding UPF0496 protein At3g49070-like, with protein sequence MAQLTEFSNSLNPFAQSSPSSCLVWAAQCQCSELSKRLESSRDKVRANLQMMARLKGGSACLLVAITASLMVIIITHGLVLLVATPSLIGTMDLVKVASESKLKKVMAQLDAAAKGTYIVNKDLETTGRLVARLNDELEYMRTTVKFWLERKEDKIQADGEVVRLLKQNQWKREADTIMYPDSVALCNATYIQSPPQQW encoded by the exons ATGGCTCAATTAACAGAATTCTCCAACTCACTAAATCCGTTTGCCCAATCAAGCCCATCTTCATGTTTGGTTTGGGCGGCCCAATGCCAATGCTCTGAATTGTCAAAACGGCTTGAGTCGAGCCGTGACAAAGTGAGAGCCAATCTGCAAATGATGGCTAGGCTAAAAGGCGGCTCCGCTTGTCTTCTAGTGGCTATAACGGCTTCACTCATGGTGATTATTATTACTCATGGACTTGTTTTGCTTGTGGCTACACCTAGTTTGATAGGAACAATGGACTTGGTAAAAGTGGCTTCAGAAAGCAAGTTGAAGAAGGTCATGGCTCAACTCGATGCAGCTGCAAAAGGAACTTACATTGTGAACAAGGACTTGGAGACCACGGGTCGGCTTGTGGCTCGGCTCAATGATGAGCTGGAGTACATGAGGACAACAGTGAAGTTTTGGCTTGAGAGGAAAGAGGATAAAATTCAAGCTGATGGAGAAGTGGTACGCCTGCTAAAGCAGAACCAAT GGAAGAGAGAAGCTGACACCATTATGTACCCTGATTCAGTTGCcttgtgcaatgcaacctacatccagtctccaccacaacagTGGTGA